One part of the Mangrovibacillus cuniculi genome encodes these proteins:
- a CDS encoding purine-nucleoside phosphorylase, translating into MNIQAINEAATFIKGRLESTPTIGLILGSGLGVLADEIENPVVIPYSEVPHFPTSTVQGHAGQLVIGQLSGKTVIAMQGRFHFYEGYSMQQVTFPVRVMKELGIETMFVTNAAGGINTDFKPGDLMIISDHINNMGTNPLIGKNEEQLGPRFPDLSEAYCKNLRALAKKVASDINLSVQEGVYIGNTGPTYETPAEVRYLRVMGGDAVGMSTVPEVIIARHAGIKVLGISCISNMAAGILDQPLTHDEVMETTEMVRENFLTYVKSLVKAI; encoded by the coding sequence ATGAATATTCAAGCAATTAATGAAGCAGCTACTTTTATAAAAGGTCGTTTAGAATCAACTCCAACAATTGGACTAATCTTAGGTTCAGGCCTAGGTGTACTAGCAGATGAAATTGAAAACCCAGTGGTAATTCCATATAGTGAAGTACCACATTTTCCAACTTCCACTGTACAAGGACATGCAGGACAACTAGTTATTGGACAACTTTCAGGTAAAACAGTCATTGCTATGCAAGGACGTTTCCATTTCTATGAAGGATACTCCATGCAACAAGTAACATTCCCCGTTCGCGTGATGAAAGAGCTAGGAATTGAAACAATGTTTGTGACAAATGCAGCTGGTGGAATCAACACAGACTTTAAACCAGGTGATCTAATGATTATCTCTGATCACATTAACAATATGGGTACTAACCCGCTTATCGGTAAGAATGAAGAGCAATTAGGACCTCGTTTCCCAGATCTTTCTGAAGCATACTGTAAAAACCTTCGTGCACTAGCGAAAAAAGTTGCGAGTGACATTAACCTTTCTGTTCAAGAAGGAGTTTACATTGGTAATACAGGCCCAACATATGAGACACCTGCAGAAGTTCGTTATTTAAGAGTGATGGGTGGCGACGCGGTAGGTATGTCTACAGTACCGGAAGTAATAATCGCTCGTCACGCTGGTATTAAGGTGTTAGGTATTTCTTGTATCTCTAACATGGCAGCAGGAATCTTAGATCAACCGTTAACACACGATGAAGTAATGGAAACTACTGAGATGGTTCGAGAAAATTTCTTAACATACGTAAAATCATTAGTGAAAGCAATCTAA
- the deoB gene encoding phosphopentomutase: MTQAFKRVHLIVMDSVGIGEAPDAEAYNDKGSHTLGHIAEKMNGLTMPNMAKLGLSNIEEIQGIDKAEKPMAYYTKMEEASVGKDTMTGHWELMGLHIDTPFQVYPEGFPEELVKKIEEATGRKVIGNKPASGTAILDELGPEHMETGNLIVYTSADPVLQIAAHEEIIPLEELYKICETVREMTKEAPYMVGRIIARPFLGQPGDFKRTSNRHDYALKPFERTVMNDLKDAQKDVIAIGKISDIYDGEGVTESVRTKSNMDGMDQLVNVLDKEFTGLSFLNLVDFDATFGHRRDPIGYGKALEEFDARLPEVFEKLQDDDLLIITADHGNDPVHPGTDHTREYVPLLVYSKKFVEGKELPLRKTFADVGATIADNFGIALPKHGTSFLNEIK; this comes from the coding sequence ATGACACAGGCTTTTAAGCGCGTTCATTTAATCGTTATGGATTCGGTAGGAATTGGAGAAGCTCCAGATGCAGAAGCATATAACGACAAGGGTTCTCATACACTTGGACACATTGCAGAAAAGATGAATGGTCTAACGATGCCTAATATGGCGAAATTAGGCTTATCTAATATAGAAGAAATTCAAGGTATCGATAAAGCAGAAAAACCGATGGCTTACTATACAAAGATGGAAGAAGCATCTGTTGGCAAGGATACAATGACAGGTCACTGGGAATTAATGGGTTTACATATTGACACACCTTTCCAAGTGTACCCAGAAGGTTTCCCAGAAGAGCTAGTGAAAAAGATTGAAGAGGCTACTGGACGAAAAGTAATCGGTAATAAGCCAGCAAGTGGAACAGCTATTTTAGACGAGTTAGGTCCTGAACATATGGAAACGGGAAATCTAATTGTCTATACATCAGCAGATCCAGTTCTACAAATTGCCGCTCACGAGGAGATTATCCCATTAGAAGAGTTATACAAAATTTGTGAAACTGTGAGAGAAATGACAAAAGAAGCACCATACATGGTTGGTAGAATTATTGCTCGTCCATTCTTAGGACAGCCTGGGGACTTTAAGAGAACATCGAATCGCCATGACTATGCACTAAAACCGTTTGAACGAACAGTCATGAATGATCTTAAGGATGCGCAAAAAGATGTAATCGCTATTGGAAAGATTTCTGATATATACGATGGGGAAGGTGTGACAGAATCTGTTCGCACGAAGTCGAATATGGATGGTATGGATCAATTAGTGAACGTGTTAGACAAAGAATTCACAGGATTAAGCTTCTTAAATCTTGTGGACTTTGACGCAACATTTGGACACCGACGCGATCCAATAGGGTACGGAAAAGCATTGGAAGAGTTTGATGCAAGATTACCAGAAGTATTTGAGAAACTTCAAGATGATGACTTACTAATCATCACAGCTGACCATGGTAATGACCCAGTTCATCCAGGTACAGACCACACGAGAGAATATGTTCCTCTGTTGGTGTATTCTAAGAAGTTCGTAGAAGGAAAAGAGCTTCCACTTCGCAAAACGTTTGCTGACGTAGGAGCAACAATCGCGGACAACTTTGGCATTGCCCTACCAAAGCATGGAACTAGTTTTTTGAATGAGATCAAGTAA
- the xerD gene encoding site-specific tyrosine recombinase XerD: protein MKDQLLDFIHFLKVEKQLATNTIVSYKRDLESYLHYLTQVEGISEIDSIQRAQLVHYMGFLKDSGKSSRTIARQLASIRNFHQFLIRDGVTKNDPTLHIETPQLERTLPKVLNLEEVEALLATPKSTTPIGLRDKAMLETLYATGIRVSELISLKLEDVHLSMGFVRCVGKGNKERIIPIGKTAISVMKEYLEHGRPKLRKPKHAKEEALFLNMYGSSMSRQGFWKMLKKLAKEASIQKEITPHTLRHSFATHLLENGADLRAVQEMLGHADISTTQIYTHVTKTRLTDVYKQFHPRA, encoded by the coding sequence ATGAAAGACCAATTGCTAGACTTTATCCACTTCTTAAAAGTGGAAAAACAGTTGGCAACTAATACAATAGTTTCTTATAAACGTGACTTAGAAAGTTATCTTCACTATTTAACACAAGTAGAAGGAATAAGCGAGATTGATTCTATCCAAAGGGCTCAACTTGTTCATTATATGGGATTCCTAAAGGATAGTGGTAAATCTAGTAGGACCATTGCACGTCAACTTGCTTCTATCCGAAACTTTCACCAATTCCTTATACGAGATGGCGTAACGAAAAATGACCCTACCTTACATATTGAGACTCCACAGTTAGAACGAACGTTACCCAAAGTATTAAACTTAGAGGAAGTGGAAGCACTTTTAGCAACCCCTAAAAGTACCACGCCAATAGGGCTTCGTGATAAAGCGATGTTAGAGACTTTGTACGCTACTGGAATTCGAGTAAGTGAACTAATATCCTTGAAATTAGAAGATGTCCATTTGTCTATGGGCTTTGTTCGATGTGTTGGAAAAGGAAACAAAGAACGAATAATACCAATCGGAAAAACCGCAATATCTGTTATGAAAGAGTATTTAGAGCATGGGCGTCCAAAATTACGCAAACCAAAGCATGCAAAAGAAGAGGCACTATTCTTGAATATGTATGGTTCTTCTATGTCCAGACAAGGGTTTTGGAAAATGCTAAAAAAACTAGCAAAAGAAGCAAGTATACAAAAAGAGATTACCCCACATACGTTAAGGCATTCGTTTGCAACACATCTTTTGGAAAACGGTGCTGACCTAAGAGCAGTTCAAGAAATGCTGGGGCATGCAGATATTTCAACAACGCAGATTTACACACACGTTACTAAAACTAGATTAACAGATGTATATAAACAATTTCATCCAAGAGCGTGA
- a CDS encoding YqzK family protein, whose translation MRMLWRMTKVFILFTACTLFFYYGMMWINDEYREIHRYDEPEGTAIKVNGEIDSSYDWMERLLLFYQEGE comes from the coding sequence GTGAGAATGCTTTGGAGAATGACAAAAGTATTTATTTTATTTACAGCATGCACGTTGTTTTTCTACTATGGTATGATGTGGATAAACGACGAGTATCGTGAAATACATCGTTATGATGAACCAGAAGGAACAGCCATTAAAGTAAATGGAGAAATTGACTCATCATATGACTGGATGGAACGATTGCTTCTTTTTTACCAGGAAGGTGAATAA
- a CDS encoding Fur family transcriptional regulator produces MEERIERIKKQLHAASYKLTPQREATVRVLLEREDDHLSAEDVYLLVKEKAPEIGLATVYRTLELLTELKIVDKINFGDGVSRFDLRQEGVAHFHHHLVCIECGAVDEIKEDLLGDVEQIVERDWNFKIKDHRLTFHGICHRCHDVDEKENEAE; encoded by the coding sequence ATGGAAGAGCGAATTGAGAGAATAAAAAAGCAGCTGCATGCAGCAAGCTACAAGCTCACTCCTCAGCGTGAAGCAACCGTACGTGTGTTGTTGGAGCGTGAAGACGATCATCTGAGTGCAGAAGATGTATATCTTTTAGTAAAAGAAAAAGCACCAGAAATTGGACTAGCAACCGTTTATCGAACATTAGAATTGTTAACGGAGCTAAAAATAGTCGATAAAATTAACTTTGGAGACGGTGTATCCCGATTCGATTTACGTCAAGAGGGAGTAGCGCATTTCCACCATCATTTAGTGTGTATTGAATGTGGAGCAGTAGATGAGATAAAAGAGGATCTACTTGGTGACGTAGAACAAATTGTCGAACGAGACTGGAACTTTAAAATTAAAGATCACCGCTTAACTTTCCATGGTATTTGTCATCGTTGTCATGATGTAGATGAGAAGGAAAACGAAGCGGAATGA
- the spoIIM gene encoding stage II sporulation protein M, with product MKRRQQSTILQDHIHTYASIYVFVSILFLMGVLFGAFMVNNLSLVQKEDLFTYLTQFFGDMTEGNIASSQELFQQSFFHNNKFLGIMWLLGISIIGLPILFILLFLKGVVVGFSVGFLVNQMKWNGFLLSFVSVLPQNLLIIPLFIFVTVMATSFSLMLIRTIFIKQRTSQPIGPWIVRYLGVLVLAVVVITCSSGIEAYVSPYLMKIVLLTSP from the coding sequence ATGAAGCGTCGACAACAGTCTACTATTTTACAAGATCATATACATACATATGCTTCTATTTATGTATTCGTTTCTATATTATTTTTAATGGGAGTTTTATTTGGAGCATTTATGGTCAATAATCTTTCTTTAGTACAAAAAGAAGACTTATTTACCTATCTAACACAATTTTTTGGAGATATGACGGAAGGGAATATTGCTAGTTCTCAAGAATTATTCCAACAAAGTTTCTTCCATAATAATAAATTCTTAGGAATTATGTGGCTTTTAGGTATTTCTATCATTGGCTTACCAATTCTATTTATATTACTTTTTCTAAAAGGAGTAGTAGTAGGGTTTTCCGTTGGGTTTTTGGTAAATCAAATGAAATGGAATGGTTTTTTACTATCTTTTGTTTCTGTTCTACCTCAAAATTTACTAATCATTCCTTTATTTATCTTTGTAACGGTAATGGCAACTAGTTTTTCCCTAATGCTTATTAGAACCATATTTATTAAACAACGAACGAGTCAACCGATTGGGCCATGGATAGTGCGTTATCTAGGCGTTTTGGTTTTAGCTGTTGTAGTAATCACTTGTTCATCAGGTATTGAAGCATATGTATCACCATATCTAATGAAAATAGTCCTCCTTACTTCTCCTTAA
- a CDS encoding NUDIX hydrolase, with protein MKKHQLEETTIASKSIYKGRIISLQVDEVNLPNGKTSTREIIKHPGAVAVIPVTNEGKIIMVEQYRKAMEKALVEIPAGKLEKGEDPLETAKRELEEETGLQAGQMTKIISFYTSPGFADELVYVYLATDLTTPEKRLEVDEDEFVEVLELSIEEAKKLVEEERIHDAKTAYAIQYLELLQLKQK; from the coding sequence ATGAAAAAACACCAATTGGAAGAAACCACAATAGCGTCTAAATCAATCTACAAGGGGAGAATTATTTCTCTTCAAGTTGATGAAGTGAATTTACCTAACGGAAAAACGTCTACTAGAGAAATTATTAAGCACCCTGGAGCTGTTGCTGTAATTCCAGTAACAAACGAAGGGAAAATCATCATGGTTGAACAATATCGCAAGGCCATGGAAAAAGCGCTGGTGGAAATCCCAGCAGGAAAATTAGAAAAAGGCGAAGATCCATTAGAAACAGCCAAAAGAGAATTAGAAGAAGAAACGGGTTTGCAAGCAGGCCAAATGACTAAAATTATTTCCTTCTATACATCCCCTGGGTTTGCAGATGAACTAGTTTACGTATATTTAGCAACAGATTTGACAACTCCTGAAAAACGTTTGGAGGTAGATGAAGACGAATTTGTCGAAGTGTTAGAGCTTTCTATCGAGGAAGCAAAGAAATTAGTGGAAGAGGAACGTATTCATGATGCCAAGACAGCTTATGCGATTCAGTACTTGGAATTATTACAACTAAAACAAAAGTAA
- a CDS encoding aldo/keto reductase codes for METRKLGSSNLFVTAVGFGCMSIGTDKRQAKKILETAYDQGIRYFDTADLYDQGVNEEIVGEFLKSVGNDIILATKVGNRFTPGEEGWTWDPSKKYIKEQVKSSLARLKVDKIDLYQLHGGTMDDPLDEVIEAFEELKQECFIQEYGISSIRPTVINYFTKHSSIASVMIQHSMLDQRPEEQAYPLLDSNRISVVTRGPVAKGILTESGFAKKKEMIRAKGYNGMPGEEVIRTVEKVREWGMENGYTLEELALQYNLAHNPVASVVVGASSPEQITETVKAFHSTPLTKEQLKELKSLLPFYKYEAHRI; via the coding sequence ATGGAAACGAGAAAACTTGGTTCTTCTAATCTTTTTGTAACAGCTGTCGGATTTGGCTGTATGTCTATTGGAACAGATAAAAGGCAAGCAAAAAAGATTTTAGAAACTGCTTATGACCAAGGTATCCGATATTTTGATACTGCAGATCTTTATGATCAAGGTGTAAATGAAGAGATTGTCGGAGAATTCCTAAAATCAGTCGGAAATGACATCATTCTTGCAACAAAAGTAGGGAATCGATTTACTCCTGGCGAAGAAGGATGGACATGGGATCCTAGTAAAAAATACATAAAAGAACAAGTAAAAAGTAGTTTAGCTCGTCTAAAAGTAGATAAAATAGATCTGTATCAATTGCACGGTGGCACCATGGATGATCCACTTGATGAAGTGATAGAGGCATTTGAAGAATTAAAACAAGAATGTTTCATACAAGAATATGGAATCTCTTCGATCCGACCTACTGTCATTAATTACTTTACCAAACACTCTTCTATTGCTAGTGTGATGATCCAGCATAGTATGCTAGATCAACGACCAGAGGAACAAGCTTATCCTTTGTTAGATAGTAACCGAATTTCCGTTGTTACTAGAGGTCCAGTTGCGAAAGGGATTTTAACCGAAAGTGGTTTTGCTAAAAAGAAAGAAATGATTAGAGCAAAAGGTTACAATGGAATGCCGGGAGAAGAGGTCATTAGGACCGTTGAAAAAGTTCGTGAGTGGGGTATGGAGAATGGTTATACCCTAGAGGAGTTGGCTCTCCAGTACAACTTAGCACATAATCCTGTGGCATCTGTGGTGGTTGGTGCAAGCAGCCCAGAACAAATCACCGAAACAGTGAAAGCATTTCATTCAACGCCTTTAACAAAAGAGCAACTGAAAGAATTGAAGTCGCTTTTACCTTTCTATAAATATGAGGCACACCGTATATAG
- a CDS encoding YqkE family protein yields MAKKKGTNPVPKKQEKETLTLGDLLGKELKDKLSNTKQQLKVDEQKRLEAEEKRRIEEQKRREKNKSFEELLSESSMNWKEFK; encoded by the coding sequence ATGGCAAAGAAAAAAGGAACAAACCCAGTACCTAAAAAGCAAGAAAAAGAAACACTCACATTAGGTGATTTGTTAGGGAAAGAATTAAAAGATAAGTTATCCAATACAAAACAACAATTAAAAGTAGATGAGCAAAAGAGATTAGAAGCGGAAGAGAAGAGAAGAATAGAGGAGCAAAAAAGAAGAGAAAAAAACAAGTCTTTTGAAGAGCTTCTATCAGAATCAAGTATGAATTGGAAAGAATTTAAATAA
- a CDS encoding hydroxymethylglutaryl-CoA lyase: MQDDHVTIIEVGARDGLQNERNWVPTDVKLTFLQKLADAGCNEMEITSFVSPKRVPQMSDAEDIACHPFTKRDYVLVPNEKGLERALAVSSHVTPAFFVGASSSFQLKNIGMTHTDSLHLIPRLIAQVKNQDRFSRLCVSTAFYCPFEGKMDENQVVDFCIPYIEAGVDELSIADTIGMANPKQVQSLFHKLQQTFPNVLLTAHFHDTRKRGLANVFAALESGVRRFDTSIGELGGCPFAPGATGNVATEEVVSFLDDLGMKTGISLEGLSAAYRIVAPVLRRPNPTTYAKLGPFSITAYE; the protein is encoded by the coding sequence ATGCAGGATGATCACGTAACCATCATTGAAGTGGGCGCTCGAGACGGATTACAGAACGAACGTAATTGGGTACCGACGGATGTTAAATTAACGTTTTTACAAAAGCTTGCTGATGCCGGGTGTAATGAAATGGAAATCACTTCGTTTGTCTCTCCCAAAAGAGTTCCGCAGATGAGTGATGCTGAAGATATTGCTTGCCACCCCTTTACAAAAAGAGATTACGTATTAGTTCCGAATGAAAAAGGATTGGAGCGTGCATTGGCAGTATCTAGTCATGTTACACCAGCTTTTTTTGTTGGAGCTTCTTCTTCCTTTCAACTAAAGAATATCGGCATGACTCACACCGATTCTCTTCATTTAATCCCAAGGTTAATTGCACAAGTAAAAAATCAAGACCGTTTTTCCAGACTTTGTGTTTCTACTGCTTTTTATTGTCCTTTTGAAGGAAAAATGGATGAAAATCAAGTTGTCGACTTCTGTATACCCTATATAGAGGCTGGTGTAGATGAATTATCTATTGCAGATACTATTGGAATGGCTAACCCTAAACAAGTTCAATCTTTATTTCATAAACTTCAACAAACATTTCCAAATGTTCTCCTGACCGCTCACTTTCATGATACGAGAAAAAGAGGTCTAGCAAATGTTTTTGCTGCGTTGGAAAGTGGTGTTAGACGTTTTGATACTTCCATTGGAGAATTAGGTGGCTGTCCATTTGCTCCAGGTGCTACTGGTAATGTTGCAACGGAAGAAGTAGTTAGTTTTTTGGATGACTTAGGTATGAAGACTGGCATATCCTTAGAAGGTTTATCCGCTGCGTATCGAATTGTTGCACCAGTGTTAAGACGACCTAATCCAACAACTTATGCTAAACTCGGCCCCTTTTCTATCACTGCATATGAATAG
- a CDS encoding alpha/beta hydrolase → MKSWVKWLGAASVAATTAATYGVAHHVSNRLLYYKKKELSLVIDREISAKRLDQDVFSQLPLVEKDIPSPFGYSIHSWFITPYPDSKKVMIFSHGVSENKWNSIKYMDIFRELGFNAVLYDHRRHGDSGGESTSYGVYEKRDLAAVVAETKKTFGEDALIGIHGESMGAVTTLLYASQVEDAVDFYVADCPFASFADQVAERMKTESKLPLHVLMPVIDSVLYRRAGYSMYDSAPIDTVDRIQKPVLFITTEKDDYIPASATIALYHKKQGAKKLSVLKNGLHAQGLNENKEAYQEVVKSFLDEMVYDTK, encoded by the coding sequence ATGAAATCATGGGTAAAATGGCTTGGAGCTGCTTCTGTAGCAGCAACAACTGCTGCCACATATGGAGTAGCACATCATGTTTCAAACAGGCTATTATATTATAAAAAGAAAGAACTTTCTCTTGTTATAGATCGCGAAATTTCTGCTAAACGGCTAGACCAAGATGTCTTTTCTCAGTTACCGTTAGTAGAAAAAGACATCCCTTCTCCGTTCGGCTATTCCATTCATTCTTGGTTTATTACTCCTTATCCAGATTCAAAAAAAGTAATGATCTTTTCTCACGGAGTTTCGGAAAACAAATGGAATTCTATTAAATATATGGACATATTTCGTGAACTTGGATTTAACGCTGTTCTCTACGATCATCGTAGGCACGGTGATTCTGGTGGAGAGTCGACTAGTTATGGTGTTTATGAAAAACGTGACTTAGCGGCAGTAGTAGCGGAGACTAAAAAAACATTTGGAGAAGATGCACTAATAGGGATTCACGGTGAATCGATGGGTGCAGTGACGACACTTCTTTACGCAAGTCAGGTAGAAGATGCTGTTGATTTTTATGTCGCCGACTGCCCGTTTGCTAGTTTCGCCGACCAAGTTGCAGAACGGATGAAAACCGAATCTAAACTTCCATTACACGTGTTAATGCCAGTCATTGACTCTGTTCTATATCGTCGAGCAGGTTATTCTATGTATGATAGTGCCCCTATCGACACAGTAGACCGTATCCAAAAACCTGTTTTATTTATTACCACAGAAAAAGATGACTACATCCCTGCTTCTGCAACAATTGCTTTATATCATAAGAAACAAGGAGCTAAGAAGTTATCGGTGTTGAAAAATGGATTGCATGCACAAGGGTTAAATGAAAATAAAGAAGCATATCAAGAAGTGGTGAAGAGTTTCTTGGATGAAATGGTTTACGACACTAAGTAA
- a CDS encoding iron-sulfur cluster biosynthesis family protein: MKVTITSRAKEELTKRKPDGDVLLKLHYDTEGCGCVVSGIPTLRYIPSEEKEIDDHITLATNDGDIIVEKTKLIFYDEEVVIDFSESARTFQLKNDSQILNPRMALRV; the protein is encoded by the coding sequence ATGAAAGTAACGATTACATCGAGAGCGAAAGAAGAGCTGACTAAGCGCAAACCGGATGGAGACGTATTGCTGAAATTGCATTATGATACAGAAGGATGCGGGTGTGTAGTCAGCGGAATCCCTACGTTAAGGTATATCCCATCGGAAGAAAAAGAGATAGATGACCATATCACGTTGGCAACGAACGACGGAGATATTATTGTAGAGAAAACAAAATTAATTTTTTATGATGAAGAGGTAGTAATTGATTTTAGTGAGAGCGCAAGAACGTTCCAATTAAAGAACGATAGCCAAATCTTAAATCCGAGAATGGCGCTTCGTGTGTAA
- a CDS encoding CDGSH iron-sulfur domain-containing protein has product MSKVTIKVMDNGGFRVTGDVDLVDAEGNLYPAKPAFSLCRCGQSQKMPYCDASHKGNFESCVRVEAQE; this is encoded by the coding sequence ATGTCAAAAGTAACGATTAAAGTAATGGATAACGGTGGATTCCGTGTCACAGGTGATGTTGATTTAGTAGATGCAGAAGGAAATTTATACCCAGCGAAACCAGCTTTCTCTCTATGCCGCTGTGGACAATCACAAAAAATGCCTTATTGCGACGCTTCTCACAAAGGAAACTTTGAGTCATGCGTTCGTGTGGAAGCGCAAGAATAG
- a CDS encoding CBO0543 family protein → MDKILLKGLILACCAAAPFLFKRRNMYELFVVFFSKGVVSTLLDAYVVNSKRIAYPVRPFPDVFKTNIVFDMLFFPLCSVLWIRQCYKDSVTGVLWKSLTWSIPMSGAQWVLQRYTNLLEWRRWNVLYTFVSVTFTLIIIRILIEVLRRLQPSTFSRKTFL, encoded by the coding sequence ATGGACAAGATTTTACTTAAAGGGTTAATTCTGGCATGTTGTGCTGCTGCTCCTTTTTTGTTCAAACGTCGTAATATGTATGAATTATTTGTTGTTTTCTTTTCTAAAGGAGTTGTCTCTACTTTATTAGATGCATATGTAGTCAACTCGAAGCGCATTGCTTATCCTGTTCGTCCATTCCCTGACGTTTTTAAAACGAACATCGTTTTTGATATGTTATTTTTCCCTCTTTGTAGTGTGCTTTGGATTCGTCAGTGCTACAAAGATTCTGTCACTGGTGTCCTTTGGAAGAGTTTAACTTGGAGTATTCCAATGAGCGGTGCTCAGTGGGTTTTACAACGTTACACCAATCTATTAGAGTGGCGTAGATGGAACGTTCTTTATACTTTTGTCAGTGTGACGTTTACATTAATTATCATTCGTATTTTAATCGAGGTGTTAAGACGACTTCAACCTTCTACATTTTCTCGAAAGACTTTTTTATAA
- a CDS encoding YolD-like family protein, whose amino-acid sequence MIRDRGRIKWTSMMLPEHVKILREQQMRQNEQKQPELDMHMWEELNERLQEALDGQQLVTLTYFEGGYFQEVIGVVRKVDMLQRVLMLEGKTETRKVSMEKVTNLELVDK is encoded by the coding sequence ATGATACGAGATCGAGGTCGAATTAAATGGACATCCATGATGCTTCCGGAACATGTGAAGATATTACGTGAACAACAAATGCGTCAAAATGAGCAAAAACAACCAGAACTAGATATGCATATGTGGGAAGAGTTGAACGAACGATTGCAAGAAGCGTTAGATGGTCAACAACTTGTAACGCTCACTTACTTTGAAGGTGGATATTTTCAAGAGGTAATAGGAGTTGTTAGAAAGGTAGATATGTTACAGAGAGTATTGATGTTAGAGGGTAAAACAGAAACAAGAAAAGTATCCATGGAAAAAGTCACGAATTTAGAATTGGTGGATAAGTGA